The genomic region CGACGCTGTCACCTCCAAGGACATGCCGGTGGTGGTCGGCGTGACGCTGTTCGTCGCCGCGGTGTACGTGATCGCAAATCTGCTGGTGGACACCGCCTTCGGGCGCGTCGACCCCCGACTGCGGTGCGCGTGATGGCTGTCGCGGACGTTGTCACCGTCGGATCCGGCCTGACGCGAGGGGGCCGACGGACGTTGCGGCCCGCCGTCTACGTCGCCGCCGGATACCTCCTGCTGATGCTGGCCTGGGCTGTCGCCCCCGGGGTCTTCACCAGCGGCTCGCCGTATGACACTGACATCGAGACTCCTTTGCGCGGACCGTCTTTCGAGCACTGGTTCGGCACCGACGCGTCCGGCCGCGACATCTACACCCGGGTCGTGTACGGCGCGCAGAGCTCGCTGGCCATCGGGGTTGGCGCCACCGCGCTCGCCCTGATCGTGGCCATCGCCCTTGGGTTCGCCGCCGGTTTGGGCGGCCGCCTCGCAGACGGTGCCATCAGCCGGTTCCTCGAGGTGGTCCTCTCCATACCGGGTCTGCTCATCGCATTGCTGTTCATCGCGATCCTCGGGCCGGGCGTGGCAACCCAGATCGTGGCTGTCGCGATCGGCTCCGCGGTCGGATACGCACGCATGGTGCGCGGCCAGGTCATCGCGGTCAAGGACTCTGGATATGTCAGTGCCGCCACAGCGCTCGGGCACTCACGGCGCACGATCATCACCCGGCACGTGTTCCCCAACGCGATGCGCCCGTTGGTGGTCCTCGGCACGATGGGCATCGGCCAGTCGATCATCTGGGCGTCGTCGCTGAGCTTCCTCGGCCTCGGCGTAGCACCTCCTGCACCGGAGTGGGGCGCGATGCTCAACGCGGGCCGCGACTTCGTGTCGACAGCCTGGTGGCTGGAACTGTTCCCCGGCCTCGCGATCGTCGGCTGCACGCTGGCCGTGACCGTGGTCGGCCGCTACCTCCAACAGCGCCTCGAAGGACGGCTCACGTGACGACTCCGCACATCCCCGAGTCGCTTAGCTCCTACCGGCCTCCCCTGCTGCAGGTCGAGGACCTCGCCGTCGCATTCGGCACCCACCGGGACCGTCGCGAGGTGGTGCGCGGCGTCTCCTTCACCGTGGCGCCCGGTGAGTGCTTCGCGATAGTCGGCGAATCGGGCTCCGGCAAGAGCGTCACCGCCCGCTCCCTCCTCGGGCTCGCGGGCGTGTCGTCCCAGGTGAGTGCCACGCGGCTGGAACTCGGCGGCCGGTCCGTGCTCGGGAGCCGCGACCGAGACTGGCGGCGGATTCGGGGCCGCGAGGTCGGATTCGTGCTGCAGGACGCCCTCGTCTCACTCGATCCGCTTCGCACCGTGGGCGCCGAGATCGCGGAGACGTTGCGGCTGCACCGTTTCGGCAACAGGGCGCGCCGCCGCGAGCGCGTGCTGGAGCTGCTCGACGCCGTCGGCGTACCCGAACCCGAGCTGCGCTCACGCCAACTGCCACAGGAGCTGTCCGGCGGCCAACGGCAGCGAGC from Mycolicibacterium sp. YH-1 harbors:
- a CDS encoding ABC transporter permease produces the protein MAVADVVTVGSGLTRGGRRTLRPAVYVAAGYLLLMLAWAVAPGVFTSGSPYDTDIETPLRGPSFEHWFGTDASGRDIYTRVVYGAQSSLAIGVGATALALIVAIALGFAAGLGGRLADGAISRFLEVVLSIPGLLIALLFIAILGPGVATQIVAVAIGSAVGYARMVRGQVIAVKDSGYVSAATALGHSRRTIITRHVFPNAMRPLVVLGTMGIGQSIIWASSLSFLGLGVAPPAPEWGAMLNAGRDFVSTAWWLELFPGLAIVGCTLAVTVVGRYLQQRLEGRLT